A DNA window from Zingiber officinale cultivar Zhangliang chromosome 3A, Zo_v1.1, whole genome shotgun sequence contains the following coding sequences:
- the LOC122052449 gene encoding uncharacterized protein LOC122052449 isoform X1, with protein sequence MTMYRSKNLEVKLKLVKSCKLILAMSRIKNLQVPLQLKKFCKMSMILWRSKGILVLVRMENNPFKISLNLAAQHHPTVLTAPLVITSQALTVNFPCREAVAQCCAIGSKFILAKLTWFCLKVESLYPSAMIAGSPSVWTSKIHQGNCSLGSRPCHVITMR encoded by the exons ATGACCATGTACAGAAGCAAGAACCTGGAAGTGAAATTAAAATTAGTGAAATCCTGCAAG CTGATCTTGGCCATGTCAAGAATCAAGAATCTGCAAGTGCCATTACAATTAAAGAAATTCTGCAAG ATGAGCATGATCCTATGGAGAAGCAAGGGCATACTAGTGCTAGTAAGAATGGAAAACAACCCCTTCAAGATCTCCCTGAATCTGGCAGCTCAGCATCATCCTACAGTCCTGACTGCTCCACTCGTCATAACTTCACAAGCGCTCACAGTGAACTTCCCATGCCGGGAAGCAGTCGCTCAATGCTGTGCAATAGGGTCCAAGTTCATCCTCGCAAAGTTGACGTGGTTTTGCCTGAAGGTGGAATCGCTCTACCCTTCAGCGATGATAGCTGGGTCGCCGTCAGTTTGGACTTCTAAAATCCATCAAGGCAATTGTTCTTTAGGCAGCAGACCTTGTCATGTTATAACAATGCGATAG
- the LOC122052449 gene encoding double-stranded RNA-binding protein 1-like isoform X2: MTMYRSKNLEVKLKLVKSCKNQESASAITIKEILQDEHDPMEKQGHTSASKNGKQPLQDLPESGSSASSYSPDCSTRHNFTSAHSELPMPGSSRSMLCNRVQVHPRKVDVVLPEGGIALPFSDDSWVAVSLDF; the protein is encoded by the exons ATGACCATGTACAGAAGCAAGAACCTGGAAGTGAAATTAAAATTAGTGAAATCCTGCAAG AATCAAGAATCTGCAAGTGCCATTACAATTAAAGAAATTCTGCAAG ATGAGCATGATCCTATGGAGAAGCAAGGGCATACTAGTGCTAGTAAGAATGGAAAACAACCCCTTCAAGATCTCCCTGAATCTGGCAGCTCAGCATCATCCTACAGTCCTGACTGCTCCACTCGTCATAACTTCACAAGCGCTCACAGTGAACTTCCCATGCCGGGAAGCAGTCGCTCAATGCTGTGCAATAGGGTCCAAGTTCATCCTCGCAAAGTTGACGTGGTTTTGCCTGAAGGTGGAATCGCTCTACCCTTCAGCGATGATAGCTGGGTCGCCGTCAGTTTGGACTTCTAA